A window of Lepus europaeus isolate LE1 chromosome 11, mLepTim1.pri, whole genome shotgun sequence contains these coding sequences:
- the KLHL28 gene encoding kelch-like protein 28 isoform X2: MDHTSPTYMLANLTHLHSEQLLQGLNLLRQHHELCDIILRVGDVKIHAHKVVLASISPYFKAMFTGNLSEKENSEVEFQCIDETALQAIVEYAYTGTVFISQDTVESLLPAANLLQIKLVLKECCAFLESQLDPGNCIGISRFAETYGCHDLYLAATKYICQNFEAVCQTEEFFELTHADLDEIVSNDCLNVATEETVFYALESWIKYDVQERQKYLAQLLNSVRLPLLSVKFLTRLYEANHLIRDDRTCKHLLNEALKYHFMPEHRLSHQTVLITRPRCAPKVLCAVGGKSGLFACLDSVEMYFPQNDSWIGLAPLNIPRYEFGICVLDQKVYVIGGIETNVRPGVTIRKHENSVECWNPDTNTWTSLERMNESRSTLGVAVLARELYALGGYDGQSYLQSVEKYIPQIRKWQPVAPMTTTRSCFAAAVLDGMIYAIGGYGPAHMNSVERYDPSKDCWEMVASMADKRIHFGVGVMLGFIFVVGGHNGVSHLSSIERYDPHQNQWTVCRPMKEPRTGVGAAVIDNYLYVVGGHSGSSYLNTVQKYDPISDTWLDSAGMIYCRCNFGLTAL, from the exons atGGACCACACATCCCCGACCTACATGCTTGCTAACTTAACCCACTTACATTCTGAACAACTTCTGCAGGGCTTGAATCTTCTTCGTCAGCATCACGAACTCTGTGACATCATTCTTCGAGTAggtgatgttaaaattcatgctCACAAAGTGGTGCTTGCCAGCATCAGCCCATATTTCAAAGCTATGTTCACTGGAAACCTTTCCGAAAAAGAGAACAGTGAAGTTGAATTTCAATGTATCGATGAAACTGCCCTGCAGGCCATTGTGGAATATGCCTATACGGGGACTGTTTTTATTTCTCAGGACACAGTTGAATCTCTCCTTCCAGCAGCCAACCTACTCCAGATAAAACTTGTCCTTAAGGAATGTTGTGCGTTTCTTGAAAGCCAGCTTGACCCTGGTAATTGCATTGGAATTTCTCGTTTTGCAGAGACATATGGTTGTCATGACCTTTATTTGGCAGCCACTAAATACATATGCCAGAATTTTGAAGCTGTTTGCCAGACTGAAGAGTTTTTTGAGCTTACACATGCTGATTTGGATGAAATTGTCTCCAATGACTGTTTGAATGTAGCTACCGAAGAGACTGTTTTTTATGCACTGGAGTCTTGGATCAAGTATGATGTACAAGAACGCCAGAAATATTTAGCACAGCTACTAAATAGTGTACGATTACCTTTGCTGAGTGTTAAGTTTCTCACTAGACTCTATGAAGCAAATCATCTTATTCGTGATGACCGCACTTGCAAACATCTTTTGAATGAAGCCCTAAAGTACCACTTTATGCCAGAACATAGACTGTCTCATCAGACAGTCTTGATAACACGACCTCGCTGTGCTCCCAAAGTACTTTGTGCAGTAGGTGGAAAATCTGGACTGTTTGCCTGTTTGGATAG TGTGGAGATGTACTTTCCTCAGAATGACTCTTGGATTGGCCTGGCACCACTAAACATTCCTCGCTATGAATTTGGAATATGTGTTTTAGATCAAAAAGTGTATGTTATCGGTGGTATTGAAACTAATGTGCGTCCTGGAGTCACGATCAGAAAGCATGAAAATTCAGTGGAATGCTGGAATCCTGATACAAATACCTGGACTTCTctagagagaatgaatgaaagcCGAAGTACACTTGGAGTAGCAGTACTTGCCAGAGAACTTTATGCTTTAGGTGGTTATGATGGACAGTCTTATTTACAATCTGTAGAGAAATATATCCCCCAAATAAGAAAATGGCAACCTGTGGCACCAATGACTACAACAAGAAGTTGTTTTGCTGCAGCTGTGTTGGATGGAATGATATATGCCATTGGTGGGTATGGTCCTGCACACATGAACAG TGTGGAGCGTTATGACCCAAGTAAGGATTGCTGGGAGATGGTTGCATCCATGGCAGATAAAAGGATTCACTTTGGCGTTGGTGTCATGCTAGGCTTTATTTTTGTAGTGGGTGGACATAATGGTGTCTCACATTTGTCAAGCATTGAAAGATATGACCCTCACCAAAATCAGTGGACTGTGTGTAGACCAATGAAAGAACCCAGAACag GAGTGGGTGCTGCAGTTATCGACAACTACCTTTATGTAGTCGGAGGTCATTCAGGGTCTTCCTATCTGAATACAGTGCAGAAATATGACCCTATCTCAGACACATGGCTGGATTCAGCTGGCATGATATACTGTCGCTGCAACTTTGGATTAACTGCACTTTGA
- the KLHL28 gene encoding kelch-like protein 28 isoform X1 — translation MGTKLRIKRRNMDHTSPTYMLANLTHLHSEQLLQGLNLLRQHHELCDIILRVGDVKIHAHKVVLASISPYFKAMFTGNLSEKENSEVEFQCIDETALQAIVEYAYTGTVFISQDTVESLLPAANLLQIKLVLKECCAFLESQLDPGNCIGISRFAETYGCHDLYLAATKYICQNFEAVCQTEEFFELTHADLDEIVSNDCLNVATEETVFYALESWIKYDVQERQKYLAQLLNSVRLPLLSVKFLTRLYEANHLIRDDRTCKHLLNEALKYHFMPEHRLSHQTVLITRPRCAPKVLCAVGGKSGLFACLDSVEMYFPQNDSWIGLAPLNIPRYEFGICVLDQKVYVIGGIETNVRPGVTIRKHENSVECWNPDTNTWTSLERMNESRSTLGVAVLARELYALGGYDGQSYLQSVEKYIPQIRKWQPVAPMTTTRSCFAAAVLDGMIYAIGGYGPAHMNSVERYDPSKDCWEMVASMADKRIHFGVGVMLGFIFVVGGHNGVSHLSSIERYDPHQNQWTVCRPMKEPRTGVGAAVIDNYLYVVGGHSGSSYLNTVQKYDPISDTWLDSAGMIYCRCNFGLTAL, via the exons ATGGGaacaaaattaagaataaaaagaaggaat atGGACCACACATCCCCGACCTACATGCTTGCTAACTTAACCCACTTACATTCTGAACAACTTCTGCAGGGCTTGAATCTTCTTCGTCAGCATCACGAACTCTGTGACATCATTCTTCGAGTAggtgatgttaaaattcatgctCACAAAGTGGTGCTTGCCAGCATCAGCCCATATTTCAAAGCTATGTTCACTGGAAACCTTTCCGAAAAAGAGAACAGTGAAGTTGAATTTCAATGTATCGATGAAACTGCCCTGCAGGCCATTGTGGAATATGCCTATACGGGGACTGTTTTTATTTCTCAGGACACAGTTGAATCTCTCCTTCCAGCAGCCAACCTACTCCAGATAAAACTTGTCCTTAAGGAATGTTGTGCGTTTCTTGAAAGCCAGCTTGACCCTGGTAATTGCATTGGAATTTCTCGTTTTGCAGAGACATATGGTTGTCATGACCTTTATTTGGCAGCCACTAAATACATATGCCAGAATTTTGAAGCTGTTTGCCAGACTGAAGAGTTTTTTGAGCTTACACATGCTGATTTGGATGAAATTGTCTCCAATGACTGTTTGAATGTAGCTACCGAAGAGACTGTTTTTTATGCACTGGAGTCTTGGATCAAGTATGATGTACAAGAACGCCAGAAATATTTAGCACAGCTACTAAATAGTGTACGATTACCTTTGCTGAGTGTTAAGTTTCTCACTAGACTCTATGAAGCAAATCATCTTATTCGTGATGACCGCACTTGCAAACATCTTTTGAATGAAGCCCTAAAGTACCACTTTATGCCAGAACATAGACTGTCTCATCAGACAGTCTTGATAACACGACCTCGCTGTGCTCCCAAAGTACTTTGTGCAGTAGGTGGAAAATCTGGACTGTTTGCCTGTTTGGATAG TGTGGAGATGTACTTTCCTCAGAATGACTCTTGGATTGGCCTGGCACCACTAAACATTCCTCGCTATGAATTTGGAATATGTGTTTTAGATCAAAAAGTGTATGTTATCGGTGGTATTGAAACTAATGTGCGTCCTGGAGTCACGATCAGAAAGCATGAAAATTCAGTGGAATGCTGGAATCCTGATACAAATACCTGGACTTCTctagagagaatgaatgaaagcCGAAGTACACTTGGAGTAGCAGTACTTGCCAGAGAACTTTATGCTTTAGGTGGTTATGATGGACAGTCTTATTTACAATCTGTAGAGAAATATATCCCCCAAATAAGAAAATGGCAACCTGTGGCACCAATGACTACAACAAGAAGTTGTTTTGCTGCAGCTGTGTTGGATGGAATGATATATGCCATTGGTGGGTATGGTCCTGCACACATGAACAG TGTGGAGCGTTATGACCCAAGTAAGGATTGCTGGGAGATGGTTGCATCCATGGCAGATAAAAGGATTCACTTTGGCGTTGGTGTCATGCTAGGCTTTATTTTTGTAGTGGGTGGACATAATGGTGTCTCACATTTGTCAAGCATTGAAAGATATGACCCTCACCAAAATCAGTGGACTGTGTGTAGACCAATGAAAGAACCCAGAACag GAGTGGGTGCTGCAGTTATCGACAACTACCTTTATGTAGTCGGAGGTCATTCAGGGTCTTCCTATCTGAATACAGTGCAGAAATATGACCCTATCTCAGACACATGGCTGGATTCAGCTGGCATGATATACTGTCGCTGCAACTTTGGATTAACTGCACTTTGA